ATGGAGGAGTATAGAGTGTATTTCACTACACATTGATATGGACTTTTGttgtaataaaaataaaaaggctACTACCTTTAACTGCTTTGTGTAACATTCAATATCCATTTGGGAAGGAAAACGACAGATACTCATATTTATAGTCTACATCCTCAAACTCCACTGGAACTGTGAGGTGGCCCACGCTCGTCATGGTTCTGGACCAAACCCGGTCCAATCTGGCTCCGGAACCAACAGGCTGGAGCCACACTCGTGCCAGGCTTGGTTCAGGCTCGGCCTCTGACTGGTGAGTGCACATCAATCCAAAATccctaattgtttttttttgttttttgtcttttttttgttttgttttgtgcctAATCCCAATTTaggaaaaataattaaaataaaaaacacttcaCAAAAAGCCTCATTTCATCTATTTCTAATTGATAATCTCAGGCAAACAACGACAATTTGACTAGCAGAACACAAACTCATTTCAAAAGGACTTAAAATGTACGCATcgcaacaaaaacatttttagagGGGAGAATCTTAATCCAACTATACCAGCAGGTCAaggcaggtaacacacacacacacacacacacacacacacacaccatcatcatcatcccctcccaAAAGCAActtcacattctttttttttttttctcgagtGGAAAagtacaaatatttaaaaaggtaatgtgtgtgtttagcaggagtaaGGTAAGCTGTTCTGCAGGACTATCTCCCCCATGCTCACGGGCTGATGGCGTTGCGTCGTACTtgcaggggtgagggggggggggggtataacaAAGCTTAGCTAAAACTGTGTGCTtgcccccctccttcctccacGCTTCCTCTGGGGTTGTCCTGGCGATgtggggtgatgtgtgtgtgaaaggcgtTTGAAGTCCTTCAGACGGCGGAGCTGCCTCACTCAAGGAGTGGCTTGTTTTCGGAGTTGGAGTCGTGACGACGGGTGTGTCGTCGTGACGACGGGAGTGGCGCCGTGACGAGCGGTAAAggcagaaggaagaagaaatgagaagaaagaaaacaaaacgtCCCCAGTCAGCGTCTGACTGGACCGGGCCGGACCGGGCCCAACCCAGTCCAGACAGGGGCGCTCTCTGGATCAGGAGGTGTGCAGTGGTGACCTGTGGAGCCTCTGAGGCGGGAACTCCATTCCTCCCCCCgccaggtgaggaggaggaggggggtgggggggtactgGGGAGGAAGACGATGCTGATGATGAAGAGCGGAAGTGGGGGGCTGTTGGGGTGGTTGGGAGGTCTGACAGGAGAGTCTCTGGTGGTGGCCCTttttgagggtgggggggggggggggttagggggggtTTAACTGGGCTCCGCTCGCAGCTTTTTCCTGTTGGGGGGCTCCTCTTCTTCAGACTCAGAGCTGGAGTCAGAGCCCCCGTCGAAGGCGGACACGGCCCCCCCCTTGCGGTTGGTGTACAAGCTGCTGTCGCTGGAAGAGTAGGACGCCTGGAACTGGGCGTTCCCCTTCGCCTTCTCCAGCGCTCGGACtagaaccacagacacacacacacacacacacacacacacacacacacacaccagggttatTTTAGTTAACCAAAACTAagactacaactacaactagcAGTGAAAATAGAATTCCCATTCTTGTGTCCAGTGCTTTTCGTTTGGTGCAACTGTGCATTTATCAGTCTGGACGGGTAAATACAGACACATTTGGTGCGATTGTGCATTTATCAGTATGGACGAACATCAGTACAGAAAGTCACTACACTAATTTTGCCTCTTGTTACACACTCAAGTTCTTGCATTGGAAGTTGCGTTGTAAGGACTTGTTTGGAGTTGCGCTTGGCCATAATGAgactttttcatttttgaaaaacaacaacatcgaCAGCAGATAATGAACCTGAATCTGATATGACAGTtctcttctgtgtgtatttgagttagACATGCGCTGAACATCTTTTTCTTTGCatacagtgcatgtgtgttaggggtgggcgatatggacTAAACATTAGATCACGGTACTTTCAACTGTATGGATGGCATTGGTATTAGATCACCTTAAGTTCATACACTTAATACTACTTTATCTTTCCAGTAGCAAAAGCAGCACAATTATGCATTTCAAaagtattatttaaaaaaaaaaaagaaacatttcaaatATTAAAGATGATCAAGAAAGATTAAGGTCTGGAAAACTATTTTTTCCATTAACACAGTTTCTCTTAATGAACAGTTACAATAAAACATGATGATTAATGTCCCTAGTTACTAGCACACTTTACTCTATATGACTCAATTAACAAGAAACAGGAAACTAAAACTTCAATGAAAAGTCATCAAAATAACCTTTAGCCCCCATGGGTCTTTTCACCAGCCTGTTGACACTGTCCGGCTTGATGGTTGTCCTGGTACATGTCACCGCATTGACTTATGGAAACATAATTTACAGACAATTAAGAAGACATAGTTCAGCCACTGGGTGTGACCTACCCGTGTGTTTTTGCTAAGCATCGCTTGCAATGCCAAACTCGGAAACAGTGCCAATATTTCCcaccaaaaatatatattacaccTGTTCCATTTCAAAACCGGACATTGTTCTTAAATGTTcttaaaaataattttaaaaaaaacgaTTTCATCTGGCTGATTACCCCTAGGTATTTTATTTGGTAATTGTAGGAAAGAGATTTTGAAGCAGACTGCCGGTAACTGATGTGGAATTCTCTGACAGCTGAAATTCATATGCTTTATTTCATGCTTTAAAAACATACTCCGGTATTGATGGTATTGCAAAATTCATGTGGTAGCATGTCATAATACCGTAGACAACTATAATACTGAAATACCGCCCACCccaaatgtgtgaatgtgcctgcatcagtgtgggtgtgtaggggTGGATACATGGGTCGGACGAGCGGTAAATACCCCTCCAGCACTCACCCTGCTGCTCCAGCAGGGCGTTCTGCCGCTTCAGGTCGTCGATGTCCTGCTGGTGAGTGTGGTTTTTCCGCCTCATGTACTGGATGTACTCGGTGGCCTTGTCCAGGATCTGCGCTCGGGACGCCTGTTTCACAGAGTGCTGGCAGCAGCAAATTATACAACAAAATTTTCAAGTAGGGTCACACgtgacatattcacacacaaatacacatttattaaaaaaaaaaaaaaaaaaactgctgctTGCTAAATGACCCATTCCCGTGTGTTTCAATGACAAAGTAGCCTATTTTGTTATCTCACACTGCACTGCAATAGCATTCCGTACCAGAACGTACAATGAATGTGTAACGTTAGCCAAATACCCAGTGGAGATCACAACGCgtttatattaatatttcagcCTTCATGTCAGATGAAGGAATGTACACGATAAGGTAAGGAATAGTAAAACATGTGTTAATCAGGGTAGGAATTTCACCGGACGGCACGACGGCCATGGCCATTGTTGTCCCTCTTTTCTGGCCTGGTGAATATCGCATGTTCCTCGGCCACTGTGGCCTTCCTTCCCTGCATGTCGTGccgtcatttatttatttttctgagaAAACGATATACAACATTAGCAATACTGCAACTGCAAATGTATCCATTGCAGActtttttttatgagctaatCGGGAATAGCTTAAGATGCAAGACAAATGCTGCTGGCAGTTCAGGTTTTAATAGCATAGGCAATGCAATGTTCTCATGTTCTTGTTTATCAAATTAGACTTGTTAATTCCAGAGCTAACTTTAGCAATACGATAAATAATCCTAGAGTGAATAATATGACAAGGTGTTCCAATATCCAAACATTGAAGAATTAAAGTTGCGTCTATGTACAACTACAATGTCATAAACGTTACAAAACCGAACCAACCGATAAATAGGATTGAGTCCATTTACTGTGTCATAATTTGTGTCATAATCCAAATCTGTCATAATAGTGATGTCATTCATTTTAGTGTCACAATGCCATAGTTAAAATACACTGTGATCTGAGCTGGATATGCCTTTACTTCTGTGATAAAGTTCATGCTTTTCAACTGAAACAAAGTGATCTCGTCAGCATCCAGTCAGTATCACTGTATACGCTACTTCGTTCTTCAGTCGTTGCCGCAAGTTCAATGTAAGGAGTCTGCCACGCGCTGCACCTTGATATCGAGACTAAGGGACGGGTCTACCATATTAGTAGGTGTACCCGATATCTTTTTGTAAGTCGTTGGGCGTACCTGATGTCGACTCTTGCCTCTACTGAGCAATTCCTTACTCTTGCAAACACTAGCTCCAAAATTGACACCTTGATGGACGGATTTTGGCTTTATCTCTATACAAAAACGGAACCATGTTGTCCACCGGTATATTAAGAGGCTTTCTGTCAGAAATGAATGTATAAAAAGTTCTTGAGATAACATCTTAAATGATGAGCAAATTATTTCACGCCCCATTAACTTACTAAAACTGAAACagaaactaaaacaaataaaaagtgaTTAAACCATTGGCAGAaactacaaacagaaattcagattgaatacaaacatattatcaaaataaaaacaaatttggATGGAAAACTATTATGACCTTGCTCTATAACATCAAACCTCCAAACTTACATTCCTGCACCATTATCACCAGCACTCTAAATGTATTTTAGTCGTTATTAAAAAAATTACTACGTATAACTAATATACAGAATCACATGACAGCTCCCATGTGGAATATCCAATAATTTTATGCACACATAAATAACTACATTTTACCATTGCCTTAGGCATAACAGTGTTAAATTGAGACATCACTGACTATGAATGAGACAACAATGTCAGATAACTATTACCTTacattgaaaaaataaaaccacaGCAATTACAGTTATTTTCACTATCTATCTACAAATAGATCTATAACCTACACGGGGTGACCATTATAAATAGGATTGAGTCCATTTACTGTGTCATAATCTGTGTCATAATCCAAATCTGTCATAATAGTGATGTCATTCATTTTAGTGTCACAATGCCATAGTTAAAATACACTGTGAATGGCAGAACTGTTAACGTGTGTTAACCATTCTACCGTCTATAAAACCCACCTTTAGACCTCAGAGAAGTTCAACTAAgctggcactgacacacacagctgagagtaGCGTGAAGGGCACTCACCTTCTCTCCTTGGAGTGCGGGCACGGAGTCACGTAGACTGTGGAAGCTGTCTTTGATATGGTCCCTGCGTTTGCGCTCCAGCGCATTATGGTGTGCCCGCTTGTCTGCCTAAGGACCAGCACATCGGAGGCCATTAACTAGGTcaaactccacaaacacacatccccaaAACAGACGGACAAGGccagaaagaaaacacacagttgCAGCGAGAACCTACTAGCCAGCAGATCGTGCTTCCTCTATTATATTTGTCTGCAACtatctttcattttttcatcATAGTTAGATGCTCAATGGTAGCCTTAGAAGCAGTGACAAAAATGCTACAAGTGGACACAACATAAGGAAGACCTCCATATTAGGATCTATGATAAAATGCTTattcttcaaacaaaaacaaaaaattatATG
Above is a window of Clupea harengus chromosome 14, Ch_v2.0.2, whole genome shotgun sequence DNA encoding:
- the LOC105909807 gene encoding protein max isoform X1, with amino-acid sequence MSDNDDIEVDSDDESTRYLNVADKRAHHNALERKRRDHIKDSFHSLRDSVPALQGEKHSVKQASRAQILDKATEYIQYMRRKNHTHQQDIDDLKRQNALLEQQGECWRVNAVTCTRTTIKPDSVNRLVKRPMGAKVRALEKAKGNAQFQASYSSSDSSLYTNRKGGAVSAFDGGSDSSSESEEEEPPNRKKLRAEPS
- the LOC105909807 gene encoding protein max isoform X3, which produces MSDNDDIEVDSDDESTRYLNVADKRAHHNALERKRRDHIKDSFHSLRDSVPALQGEKHSVKQASRAQILDKATEYIQYMRRKNHTHQQDIDDLKRQNALLEQQGECWRVRALEKAKGNAQFQASYSSSDSSLYTNRKGGAVSAFDGGSDSSSESEEEEPPNRKKLRAEPS
- the LOC105909807 gene encoding protein max isoform X2; its protein translation is MSDNDDIEVDSDDESTRYLNVADKRAHHNALERKRRDHIKDSFHSLRDSVPALQGEKHSVKQASRAQILDKATEYIQYMRRKNHTHQQDIDDLKRQNALLEQQVNAVTCTRTTIKPDSVNRLVKRPMGAKVRALEKAKGNAQFQASYSSSDSSLYTNRKGGAVSAFDGGSDSSSESEEEEPPNRKKLRAEPS
- the LOC105909807 gene encoding protein max isoform X4 yields the protein MSDNDDIEVDSDDESTRYLNVADKRAHHNALERKRRDHIKDSFHSLRDSVPALQGEKHSVKQASRAQILDKATEYIQYMRRKNHTHQQDIDDLKRQNALLEQQVRALEKAKGNAQFQASYSSSDSSLYTNRKGGAVSAFDGGSDSSSESEEEEPPNRKKLRAEPS